In Deferribacteraceae bacterium V6Fe1, one genomic interval encodes:
- a CDS encoding DUF4102 domain-containing protein: protein MAKKNMSEKEIKKLKPVEGNILKERVSYRLYIYVYENGRKVWYYRQNNNSDSF, encoded by the coding sequence ATGGCAAAGAAGAATATGTCAGAAAAAGAAATTAAGAAACTCAAACCGGTCGAAGGAAATATTTTAAAAGAGAGGGTATCGTATAGGCTGTATATTTATGTTTATGAAAATGGCAGAAAGGTGTGGTATTACCGTCAAAACAATAACTCTGACAGCTTTTAA